The Thermococcus celericrescens genome has a window encoding:
- a CDS encoding acetamidase/formamidase family protein: protein MTDGHLDVDSVREGTIVIAPVKVKGGGIYAGDAHAMQGDGEVAGHTTDVTAESIVEVSVLKNVNLDGPILLPPEENLPPLARPWRKDEWEKVQSLARRFGLEPEPVAPVQVIGSGPTINEAAMRGFQRAADLFGMSVDEVRNRVTISGAVEIGRLPGIVQVSMQVPLSALERIGLDELVVEHYGLPY, encoded by the coding sequence ATGACGGACGGCCATCTGGACGTGGATTCCGTCAGGGAGGGGACGATAGTAATCGCACCCGTAAAGGTCAAGGGTGGAGGAATCTATGCCGGCGATGCACACGCAATGCAGGGCGACGGTGAGGTGGCAGGCCATACCACCGACGTGACCGCAGAAAGCATCGTGGAGGTTTCAGTCCTCAAAAACGTGAACTTGGATGGGCCAATCCTTCTCCCTCCGGAGGAGAATCTACCACCCCTCGCGAGACCCTGGAGAAAGGACGAGTGGGAGAAAGTTCAGAGCCTGGCGAGGAGATTCGGACTCGAACCGGAACCCGTTGCGCCAGTGCAGGTCATAGGCTCAGGGCCTACAATAAACGAGGCCGCCATGAGGGGATTCCAACGAGCGGCAGACCTGTTTGGAATGAGCGTGGATGAGGTTAGAAACAGGGTAACGATAAGCGGCGCTGTGGAGATTGGAAGGCTCCCCGGGATAGTTCAGGTCTCCATGCAGGTGCCCCTGAGTGCGCTTGAGCGGATAGGACTGGACGAACTAGTTGTCGAGCACTACG